In Streptomyces sp. NBC_00878, a single window of DNA contains:
- a CDS encoding TauD/TfdA family dioxygenase, whose translation MDQFALDALQLVTTRPRENYGTLAVAPLTPVLGAEISGLDLSKELTPDQQDEVKRAFLAHHVLVFRDQHLTTEDHKRFAALFGPLHPVALPAEGSDPYVLEISADSTSREIAGNGWHADGTADAEPSLGSMLHITRIPEPGSGGDTLFADMHLAYDLLSPALKSFLDSLTAVHDGARPWLLAGQTPPPEYDVPRAEHPVVVRHPETGRKLLFVNAPYTSRITQLSAAESTALLDLLYAHIARTPLLHCRVRWQPNTLVFWDNRCVQHHAVWDYYPHSRHGRRVAIDGTRPTAS comes from the coding sequence ATGGACCAGTTCGCACTGGACGCCCTGCAGCTCGTCACCACCCGGCCCCGCGAGAACTACGGCACCCTGGCCGTCGCCCCGCTCACTCCCGTCCTCGGCGCCGAGATCTCGGGCCTGGACCTGAGCAAGGAACTGACGCCGGACCAGCAGGACGAGGTCAAGCGGGCCTTCCTCGCGCACCACGTACTCGTGTTCCGCGACCAGCACCTCACCACCGAGGACCACAAACGCTTCGCCGCCCTCTTCGGCCCGCTCCACCCGGTGGCACTCCCGGCCGAGGGCTCCGACCCGTACGTCCTGGAGATCAGCGCCGACAGCACGTCCCGTGAGATCGCCGGCAACGGCTGGCACGCCGACGGCACCGCCGACGCCGAACCCTCCCTCGGCTCGATGCTCCACATCACCCGCATCCCCGAGCCGGGCAGCGGCGGCGACACCCTGTTCGCCGACATGCACCTCGCCTACGACCTGCTCTCCCCGGCGCTGAAATCGTTCCTGGACAGCCTCACCGCCGTCCACGACGGCGCGCGGCCCTGGCTCCTGGCGGGCCAGACCCCGCCGCCCGAGTACGACGTCCCGCGCGCCGAACACCCGGTCGTCGTCCGCCACCCCGAGACCGGCCGCAAACTCCTCTTCGTCAACGCGCCCTACACCTCCCGCATCACCCAGCTCTCCGCCGCCGAGAGCACGGCCCTCCTCGACCTGCTCTACGCACACATCGCCCGCACTCCCCTGCTGCACTGCCGGGTCCGCTGGCAGCCGAACACCCTTGTCTTCTGGGACAACCGGTGCGTCCAGCACCACGCCGTCTGGGACTACTACCCCCACTCCCGCCACGGCCGGCGCGTCGCCATCGACGGCACCCGCCCGACGGCCTCCTGA
- a CDS encoding SpcZ — translation MTTTEAKDFRALLAGVTPRREHGPPPAWFRQAAAVLYEGQEPTRRDTWARELRTALSRSGGRVPLTVTHAWHARTVLPLLAETATRLGQDTAPYEALAAVHHDALTDRTPSASSWTAALEPALRRIYRAAFAYAEAYTTAHDNARAYALANGFTPADADTYGRDYADQTTEPNARAFATANTTANARATATAYATSDPDAYARTFPGARTRAYVRAAAATLPENTPGGTSRHTSCDRIADGLLDQLNRTRA, via the coding sequence ATGACGACGACCGAGGCGAAAGACTTCCGCGCCCTCCTGGCAGGCGTGACCCCGCGGAGGGAACACGGCCCGCCGCCGGCCTGGTTCCGCCAGGCGGCCGCTGTCCTGTACGAGGGACAGGAACCCACACGCCGTGACACGTGGGCCCGTGAGCTGCGTACCGCACTGAGCCGTTCCGGCGGCCGGGTCCCACTCACCGTCACCCACGCGTGGCACGCCCGCACGGTCCTCCCGCTCCTGGCCGAGACCGCCACCCGCCTCGGCCAGGACACGGCCCCCTACGAGGCCCTCGCCGCCGTCCACCACGACGCCCTCACGGACCGCACACCCTCGGCATCCAGCTGGACCGCCGCCCTGGAGCCCGCCCTCCGCCGGATCTACCGCGCAGCCTTCGCCTACGCCGAGGCCTACACGACGGCCCACGACAACGCCCGCGCCTACGCCCTCGCCAACGGTTTCACCCCCGCCGACGCCGACACCTACGGCCGCGACTACGCCGACCAGACCACCGAACCAAACGCCCGGGCCTTCGCCACGGCCAACACCACCGCGAATGCGCGCGCGACCGCCACGGCCTACGCGACCTCCGACCCGGACGCCTATGCCCGTACTTTTCCGGGCGCCCGGACCCGGGCATACGTGCGCGCGGCCGCCGCGACGCTCCCGGAGAACACGCCGGGCGGGACGTCCCGCCACACCTCCTGCGACAGAATCGCCGACGGCCTCCTGGACCAGCTGAACCGCACACGGGCCTGA
- a CDS encoding MarR family winged helix-turn-helix transcriptional regulator, whose product MSEPRWLTPHQADVWAKYRRLFRELQRAQDQQLQRDSGLSAADYALLAPLSESDDGVLRARDLGAEVGWERSRLSHQITRMEKRGLVTREPCADDARGSMVCLTKKGRAAIEAAAPKHAECVRQLVFDPLTPDEVHLFGDVLDRILDAVERNAR is encoded by the coding sequence ATGTCCGAACCGCGATGGCTCACCCCGCACCAGGCCGACGTCTGGGCCAAGTACCGGAGGCTGTTCCGCGAGCTCCAACGGGCCCAGGACCAGCAGTTGCAACGGGATTCGGGCCTTTCGGCGGCGGACTACGCCCTCCTGGCGCCCTTGTCGGAGTCCGATGACGGTGTGCTGCGGGCGAGGGACCTCGGAGCCGAGGTCGGCTGGGAACGCAGTCGGCTGTCCCACCAGATCACCCGCATGGAGAAGCGGGGACTTGTCACACGCGAGCCCTGCGCCGATGATGCCCGCGGCTCCATGGTGTGCCTCACGAAAAAGGGCAGGGCGGCGATCGAGGCCGCCGCACCCAAACACGCGGAATGCGTACGGCAGCTTGTCTTCGATCCGCTGACACCCGACGAGGTGCATCTTTTCGGTGACGTTCTGGACCGAATTCTGGATGCCGTCGAGAGGAATGCGCGGTAA
- a CDS encoding SDR family NAD(P)-dependent oxidoreductase, translating to MATWFVTGASRGIGAEIARAALAGGNNVVVAVRNPERVPADLKNSDQVFAVALDVTDHDSIPRAVDAAVERFGGIDVLVNNAGRGLLGALEEITDAEARSLFDLNVFGLINVTRAVLPVMRKQGSGRLVHIGSRSGFEGEPGVSLYCASKFAVAGISEALSAEMAPFGIQSMVVEPGVFRTDFLDASSLSVAANRIADYDDTPAHVTLDWIDRANHAQLGDPVKGAALIVEVASTEKLPTHLYLGRDTLERLDVKYRQVQDDLAEWREKSAATGHSDAA from the coding sequence ATGGCTACGTGGTTTGTCACCGGCGCTTCCCGCGGAATCGGTGCGGAAATCGCTCGCGCCGCTCTGGCAGGCGGTAACAATGTCGTGGTCGCCGTGCGAAACCCGGAGCGGGTACCGGCCGACCTGAAGAATTCCGACCAGGTTTTCGCGGTCGCCCTGGACGTCACGGACCACGACAGCATCCCGCGGGCGGTCGACGCCGCCGTGGAGCGCTTCGGCGGCATCGACGTCCTGGTCAACAACGCCGGCCGCGGTCTGCTCGGCGCACTGGAGGAGATCACCGACGCGGAGGCCCGGTCACTGTTCGACCTCAACGTCTTCGGCCTGATCAACGTCACCCGTGCCGTGCTGCCCGTCATGCGCAAGCAGGGGTCCGGCCGGCTGGTGCACATCGGTTCCCGGTCCGGTTTCGAGGGCGAGCCCGGTGTCAGCCTGTACTGCGCGTCGAAGTTCGCGGTCGCCGGCATCAGCGAAGCGCTCTCCGCCGAGATGGCACCGTTCGGTATCCAGTCGATGGTGGTCGAACCGGGCGTCTTCCGCACCGACTTCCTCGACGCCAGCTCCCTCTCGGTGGCCGCGAACCGCATCGCCGACTACGACGACACCCCCGCCCACGTGACGCTGGACTGGATCGACCGGGCCAACCACGCCCAGCTCGGCGACCCCGTCAAGGGCGCCGCCCTCATCGTCGAGGTCGCCTCGACCGAGAAGCTGCCCACGCACCTCTACCTGGGGCGCGACACCCTTGAGCGGCTCGACGTCAAGTACCGGCAGGTGCAGGACGACCTCGCCGAGTGGCGCGAGAAGTCCGCCGCCACCGGGCACAGCGACGCCGCCTGA
- a CDS encoding SDR family oxidoreductase: MMSAALLTGTPLAGRVAVVSGASSGMGAVTAERLAELGATVVVLARRKERLDNLVKNIETAGGTALALAVDVTDRAAVQSAADQVAARFGKADLVFNNAGVQLISGIEELKVDDWQRQIDLNISGLMNVIAAFLPHLTDSAAQGKPADLINTSSIAATRILAKFSIYSGTKAYISHLTRLLRVELGQKMVRVATIEPGMVDTELPDHVTDPDASKLMADLIHDIDVLQSADVAETVAFMAAVPRHVNLTEITILPTAQAI, translated from the coding sequence GTGATGTCTGCTGCTCTGCTCACCGGTACTCCCCTCGCCGGCCGTGTCGCCGTCGTCTCCGGCGCCTCCAGCGGCATGGGTGCCGTCACCGCCGAACGCCTCGCCGAACTCGGCGCCACCGTGGTCGTCCTGGCCCGGCGCAAGGAGCGCCTCGACAACCTGGTGAAGAACATCGAGACCGCCGGCGGCACCGCGCTCGCCCTGGCCGTCGACGTCACCGACCGCGCCGCCGTCCAGAGCGCCGCCGACCAGGTCGCCGCCCGCTTCGGCAAGGCCGACCTCGTGTTCAACAACGCCGGCGTCCAACTCATCTCCGGCATCGAGGAGTTGAAGGTCGACGACTGGCAGCGCCAGATCGACCTCAACATCAGCGGGCTGATGAACGTGATCGCCGCGTTCCTCCCGCACCTGACGGACTCCGCCGCCCAGGGCAAGCCCGCCGACCTGATCAACACCTCGTCCATCGCGGCCACCCGCATCCTGGCGAAGTTCTCCATCTACTCCGGCACCAAGGCGTACATCAGTCACCTCACCCGGCTGCTCCGCGTCGAACTCGGCCAGAAGATGGTCCGCGTCGCCACCATCGAGCCCGGCATGGTCGACACCGAGCTCCCCGACCACGTCACCGACCCGGACGCCTCCAAGCTGATGGCCGACCTCATCCACGACATCGACGTACTCCAGAGCGCCGACGTCGCCGAAACCGTCGCCTTCATGGCCGCCGTCCCCCGCCACGTCAACCTCACCGAGATCACCATCCTGCCCACCGCCCAGGCCATCTGA
- a CDS encoding hydrolase: MAANGITYTGLDALLTPEKSVLLLIDHQGAQFAGMRSMDATLVVNNVTALAKGAKLFDVPTILTTVVEDRGGRLIRSVQEVFPDQTPIDRTAINTWEDQRVVDAVAATGRKDLVIAGLWTDICLAWPAIHAIADGYRVFAVTDASGATTNEAHERGIERMIQAGVIPTCAGTVIAEWQRDWAREETVPGMTDILLEHGGVFGTSLAWELQLLGQAKD; this comes from the coding sequence ATGGCAGCCAACGGCATCACGTACACCGGTCTCGACGCGCTCCTCACACCCGAGAAGTCGGTGCTGCTGCTCATCGACCACCAGGGGGCCCAGTTCGCGGGCATGCGCAGCATGGACGCCACCCTGGTGGTCAACAACGTGACGGCGCTGGCCAAGGGAGCCAAGCTGTTCGACGTACCGACCATCCTTACCACCGTGGTGGAGGACCGCGGAGGTCGCCTCATCCGTTCGGTGCAGGAGGTCTTCCCCGACCAGACGCCGATCGACCGTACGGCCATCAACACGTGGGAGGACCAGCGTGTGGTGGACGCGGTGGCCGCCACGGGCCGCAAGGACCTCGTCATAGCGGGCCTGTGGACGGACATCTGCCTTGCCTGGCCCGCGATTCACGCCATCGCCGACGGCTACCGCGTCTTCGCCGTGACGGACGCCTCGGGCGCCACCACCAACGAGGCCCACGAGCGTGGCATCGAGCGCATGATCCAGGCCGGTGTGATCCCCACGTGCGCCGGAACCGTCATCGCGGAGTGGCAGCGGGACTGGGCCCGGGAGGAGACTGTGCCCGGTATGACCGATATCCTCCTTGAGCACGGCGGCGTCTTCGGCACCAGCCTGGCCTGGGAACTGCAGCTCCTGGGGCAGGCCAAGGACTGA
- a CDS encoding dinucleotide-binding protein, with translation MNITVIGRGRVGGGLARLWEKAGHEVRALGRDGGDASDADVVVVAVPGNSIAEALQRVTGLKGQVTIDTTNLYTERDSAFPSLSHQIKSVIGGPTAKSFSTVFASAYEQIGAQRVTPSSLYAAEPDAKGITARLIGDAGFDPVYVGDLDPGARLLEDSSALTRALAGQMGPFFYRYARPGEL, from the coding sequence ATGAACATCACAGTGATCGGACGAGGGCGGGTCGGCGGCGGCCTGGCCCGCTTGTGGGAGAAGGCCGGCCACGAGGTCAGGGCCCTGGGCCGCGACGGAGGCGACGCCTCGGACGCCGACGTCGTGGTCGTGGCCGTACCCGGCAACAGCATCGCCGAGGCACTCCAGCGCGTCACCGGGCTGAAGGGCCAGGTGACCATCGACACGACCAACCTCTACACGGAGCGCGACAGCGCCTTCCCCTCGCTCTCGCATCAGATCAAGTCCGTCATCGGCGGTCCGACCGCGAAGTCGTTCTCGACGGTCTTCGCCTCCGCGTACGAGCAGATCGGCGCGCAACGCGTGACGCCGAGCAGTCTGTACGCGGCCGAGCCGGACGCGAAGGGCATCACCGCGCGGCTCATCGGCGACGCCGGCTTCGATCCCGTGTACGTCGGTGACCTCGATCCGGGGGCACGGCTGCTGGAGGACAGTTCCGCTCTGACCCGCGCGCTGGCCGGTCAGATGGGCCCGTTCTTCTACCGCTACGCCCGGCCCGGAGAGCTGTAA
- a CDS encoding response regulator transcription factor — MIRVLVADDEPLIRAGIRMILTSADDIDVVAEAANGREAVDLVRAHAVDVALLDIQMPVLDGLSALAELRRAAPSVRPLILTTFGERENVLRALSQGGAGFLLKDSAPAELIQAVRAAAAGDAYLSPGATRHVVDSLASGQTAARAEDARRRLETLSARELEVLALLGEGLSNADAGERIHVSEATVKTYVSRILTKLRCENRVQAALLARDAGLGSS, encoded by the coding sequence GTGATCAGGGTCCTCGTCGCGGATGACGAACCGCTCATCCGGGCGGGTATCAGGATGATCCTCACCTCCGCCGACGACATCGATGTCGTGGCGGAGGCCGCCAACGGCCGTGAGGCGGTCGACCTGGTCCGCGCCCACGCCGTGGACGTGGCCCTGCTCGACATCCAGATGCCCGTCCTGGACGGGCTGTCCGCACTCGCCGAACTGCGGCGGGCGGCGCCGTCCGTACGGCCGCTGATCCTGACGACGTTCGGCGAGCGGGAGAACGTCCTGCGTGCGCTGAGCCAGGGCGGCGCCGGGTTCCTGTTGAAGGACTCGGCGCCGGCCGAGCTGATCCAGGCGGTGCGGGCGGCGGCGGCCGGGGACGCGTATCTGTCGCCCGGCGCGACACGGCATGTGGTCGACTCGCTCGCCTCGGGGCAGACCGCCGCGCGGGCCGAGGACGCGCGGCGGCGTCTGGAGACCCTGAGCGCACGGGAGTTGGAGGTGCTCGCGCTGCTCGGCGAGGGGCTGTCCAACGCCGACGCGGGCGAGCGGATCCATGTGAGCGAGGCGACGGTGAAGACGTACGTCAGCCGGATCCTGACGAAGCTGCGGTGCGAGAACCGGGTCCAGGCAGCCCTGCTGGCGCGGGACGCGGGGCTGGGATCGAGCTGA
- a CDS encoding sensor histidine kinase, giving the protein MTKARDVWKHLIAADTWSRRRIAGETVLALVLALLMVLGQWSEGAPRAVVAAVAVAMVSLLRRAFPASVLVLTAALAGAVNSFWAVLMVVAWSAGSRIEARRRPLALLMASYVLYAGLSVLQETFPLSVLETLLFSTLSFLATVVVPALASRYRTQRRTLLHALHEHNAQLLREREMIASHSRLRERQRIAQDMHDSLGHQLALIAVHTGALEVGPDLTDDQRQAVGVLREASVAAMHELREAVGILRDGTPEQAPEREGGPEPAARGVAGIEGLVAASRGTRAVVELRRAGEARPLAPAADHAAYRIVQEALTNALKHAPGASTAVELRYEPDSLVVEVANGPVPATTGGGRRTVVSGGHGLTGLQERARLVGGMVHAGSTADGGFRVAAVLPYGPRAPHASDGSRRRSDSGREVTTFVDAANDFRGQSEGAVPGDGGADIDWSGPPDRQKELDIAMGRKKKGVAIGCGIAVLAVVVVGVGALVVGLYFWAGKEADKVMINPSVYNSVQVGDAETAVRDKLPRGKSFLAEGLVEEGPAVPAGAACSSYLSTEDGPAKGGKEPAYRFCFKGGKLIEKTAYMVES; this is encoded by the coding sequence ATGACGAAGGCCCGCGATGTTTGGAAACACCTGATAGCGGCGGACACGTGGTCCCGGCGGCGGATTGCCGGTGAGACGGTGTTGGCCCTCGTCCTTGCCCTGCTCATGGTTCTTGGCCAATGGAGCGAGGGAGCGCCGAGGGCGGTCGTCGCGGCGGTGGCCGTGGCGATGGTCTCACTGCTGCGGCGGGCGTTCCCGGCGAGCGTCCTGGTTCTCACGGCCGCGCTCGCAGGCGCGGTGAATTCCTTCTGGGCCGTGCTGATGGTCGTGGCCTGGTCGGCGGGTTCGAGGATCGAGGCGCGGCGGCGGCCGCTCGCGCTTCTCATGGCCTCGTACGTCCTCTATGCGGGACTGTCCGTCCTGCAGGAGACGTTCCCCCTGTCCGTGCTGGAGACGCTGCTGTTCTCCACGCTCTCGTTCCTGGCGACGGTGGTCGTTCCCGCCCTCGCCAGCCGCTACCGCACCCAACGGCGCACGCTCCTGCACGCGCTGCACGAGCACAACGCCCAGTTGCTGCGCGAACGCGAGATGATCGCGTCCCACTCCCGCTTGCGGGAGCGCCAGCGCATAGCGCAGGACATGCACGACAGCCTCGGCCACCAACTGGCGTTGATCGCCGTCCACACGGGCGCGCTCGAAGTGGGCCCGGACCTTACGGACGACCAGCGTCAGGCGGTCGGCGTGCTGCGGGAGGCGTCCGTGGCCGCGATGCACGAACTGCGCGAGGCCGTCGGCATCCTGCGGGACGGTACGCCCGAACAGGCACCGGAGCGCGAGGGCGGCCCGGAGCCAGCGGCCCGGGGCGTCGCGGGGATCGAGGGCCTGGTGGCGGCATCGCGGGGCACACGGGCGGTCGTGGAGCTGCGGCGTGCGGGCGAGGCGCGGCCACTGGCTCCAGCCGCGGACCACGCGGCGTACCGGATCGTGCAGGAGGCGCTGACCAACGCCCTGAAGCACGCTCCGGGAGCCTCGACCGCCGTCGAGCTGCGGTACGAGCCGGATTCACTGGTGGTCGAGGTGGCCAATGGGCCGGTGCCCGCGACGACCGGTGGGGGACGGCGAACCGTGGTCAGTGGCGGGCACGGTCTGACCGGGCTTCAGGAACGGGCCCGGCTGGTCGGCGGCATGGTGCATGCCGGGTCCACGGCCGACGGCGGGTTCCGCGTCGCGGCCGTACTGCCCTACGGGCCCCGGGCGCCGCACGCGTCGGATGGCAGCAGGCGGCGATCGGACTCGGGGCGGGAAGTGACGACGTTCGTCGATGCGGCGAACGACTTCCGGGGGCAGAGCGAAGGGGCGGTGCCCGGCGACGGTGGTGCGGACATCGACTGGTCCGGTCCGCCGGACAGGCAGAAGGAGCTCGACATCGCCATGGGACGCAAGAAGAAGGGCGTAGCGATCGGATGCGGCATCGCAGTGCTGGCCGTCGTGGTTGTCGGGGTGGGGGCGCTCGTCGTAGGTCTCTACTTCTGGGCGGGCAAGGAGGCCGACAAGGTCATGATCAACCCGTCGGTCTACAACTCGGTGCAGGTCGGCGACGCCGAGACGGCCGTGCGGGACAAGTTGCCGCGCGGCAAGTCGTTCCTGGCCGAGGGACTGGTGGAGGAGGGGCCCGCCGTTCCGGCGGGAGCGGCGTGCTCGTCCTACCTGTCGACGGAGGACGGGCCGGCCAAGGGGGGAAAGGAACCCGCCTACCGCTTCTGCTTCAAGGGCGGCAAACTGATCGAGAAGACGGCCTACATGGTCGAGTCATAA
- a CDS encoding response regulator transcription factor: MRVLVLEDDPELGPVVAAQLRGAGFAVDLARTLAEADLKLSVNSYDCVVADRSVPDGDSLTLLAGHRRTGSVLPFLLLTALDAVSDRVAGFEHGADDYLVKPFAFAELVVRVRALCRREQTTRPPVLRAGDLEVDLPRRRVSRAGVLLSLSAKEFAVLELLMLRAGEVVTRTELIESCWDEASEPMSNVVDVVIGQLRRRLGPPDPIGTVRGVGYRLGGADQESAAEARA; this comes from the coding sequence ATGCGCGTATTGGTCTTGGAGGACGATCCCGAGCTGGGGCCCGTCGTCGCTGCTCAGCTGCGTGGTGCGGGGTTCGCGGTGGACCTCGCGCGGACGCTGGCCGAAGCGGATCTCAAGCTCTCCGTCAACAGCTACGACTGTGTCGTGGCCGACCGCTCGGTCCCGGACGGCGACTCCCTCACCCTGCTCGCCGGACACCGGCGGACAGGATCGGTGCTGCCCTTTCTGCTGCTGACCGCGCTGGACGCGGTGAGCGACCGGGTGGCCGGATTCGAGCACGGTGCGGACGACTACCTCGTCAAACCCTTCGCCTTCGCCGAACTGGTCGTACGGGTGCGTGCGCTGTGCCGCAGGGAGCAGACCACGCGGCCGCCGGTCCTGCGCGCGGGTGACCTGGAGGTCGATCTGCCACGGCGCCGAGTGTCCAGGGCCGGGGTGCTGCTGAGCCTGTCGGCCAAGGAGTTCGCGGTCCTTGAGCTGCTGATGCTGCGCGCGGGCGAGGTGGTGACGCGCACCGAGCTGATCGAGAGCTGCTGGGACGAGGCGAGCGAGCCGATGTCCAACGTGGTGGACGTCGTGATCGGCCAGCTGCGCCGACGGCTCGGGCCGCCCGATCCGATCGGGACGGTGCGCGGTGTCGGCTACCGGCTGGGCGGTGCCGATCAGGAGTCGGCCGCCGAGGCGCGGGCGTGA
- a CDS encoding HAMP domain-containing sensor histidine kinase: protein MSRPGAVPPRSPAVARLRRTRRLMTLLFASATAACLVVLATVAVRIDAESRRSGLDHEVGSRAVGLSRAVWFDSGTLHLEPLREDELAQGSQVLAVLQAAPGKSPSLRNVVPARSALPDRDRLDRLWRTVLEEQQTVLVSAPSANGGRLRWGAAPVWDGDRIGAAVLVGTELARSERDHGVLVRWLALGCTALVCCAAAVGHLLSGRAMRPALLALEQQEQFLAEAAHELRTPLATLRLVVERGGSSDEALRLVDRLSRLVTGLLARARMEAGAQRAELVPLRLDQLVETTVEELPDHENVTVRSEPVVVLGDPDLLAQAVRNLVENAQRHGGPAGSPVEVTVTPGLVAVRDHGSGVPAADRERVFTRGVTGSTTGGSGTGSGTEAAWGTGAAAGTAAASATGTASGTGATSGTAAASGTGPAAGTGTASETGVAPRPVAAPGTGATPGTGAGLAIVRWVAELHHGTARLADAPGGGLVAELRLPPYPAHASSSSSHEGPGTVGA, encoded by the coding sequence GTGAGCCGCCCCGGCGCGGTGCCCCCCAGGTCGCCCGCCGTGGCCCGGCTGCGGCGCACCCGTCGGCTGATGACGCTCCTGTTCGCCTCGGCGACGGCGGCCTGTCTCGTCGTCCTGGCCACCGTCGCCGTCCGCATCGATGCCGAATCCCGCCGGTCCGGTCTGGACCACGAGGTCGGCAGCCGCGCGGTCGGTCTGTCGCGGGCGGTCTGGTTCGACTCGGGGACGCTGCACCTGGAGCCGCTGCGCGAGGACGAACTCGCGCAGGGCTCGCAGGTGCTGGCCGTCCTCCAGGCGGCGCCGGGAAAGTCGCCGTCGCTTCGGAACGTGGTTCCCGCACGTTCGGCGCTGCCCGATCGGGACCGCCTCGACCGTCTCTGGCGGACCGTCCTGGAGGAACAGCAGACCGTCCTGGTCAGCGCCCCTTCCGCGAACGGCGGACGGCTGAGGTGGGGAGCGGCTCCGGTCTGGGACGGCGACCGGATCGGTGCCGCCGTGCTGGTCGGCACGGAACTGGCGCGCAGCGAACGCGATCACGGCGTCCTCGTGCGCTGGCTGGCGCTCGGCTGCACGGCTCTGGTCTGCTGCGCGGCGGCCGTCGGCCATCTGCTGTCCGGCCGGGCCATGCGTCCCGCCCTGCTCGCGCTGGAGCAGCAGGAACAGTTCCTGGCCGAGGCGGCGCACGAACTGCGTACGCCACTGGCGACGTTGCGGCTCGTGGTGGAGCGGGGCGGTTCCTCCGACGAGGCCCTACGGCTGGTGGACCGGCTGAGCCGACTGGTCACCGGGCTGCTCGCCAGGGCCCGCATGGAGGCCGGTGCGCAGCGGGCCGAGCTGGTGCCCCTGCGCCTCGACCAGCTGGTGGAGACCACTGTCGAGGAGCTGCCGGACCATGAGAACGTCACGGTGCGCTCCGAGCCGGTGGTGGTGCTCGGCGATCCCGACCTGCTGGCCCAGGCGGTCCGGAACCTGGTGGAGAACGCTCAACGGCACGGTGGCCCGGCCGGGTCACCGGTGGAGGTCACCGTCACCCCCGGCCTGGTCGCGGTCCGCGACCACGGATCGGGCGTGCCGGCGGCGGACCGGGAACGGGTCTTCACCCGGGGTGTCACCGGGAGTACCACCGGGGGTTCCGGAACAGGCTCGGGAACGGAAGCGGCCTGGGGAACGGGAGCGGCCGCTGGTACGGCAGCGGCCTCGGCTACCGGAACCGCCTCGGGAACGGGAGCCACCTCGGGTACGGCAGCGGCCTCGGGAACGGGACCGGCCGCTGGTACCGGAACCGCATCAGAAACGGGGGTCGCCCCGCGCCCCGTAGCCGCCCCCGGAACAGGAGCCACGCCCGGTACCGGTGCCGGGCTCGCCATCGTTCGTTGGGTCGCCGAGCTGCACCACGGCACCGCCCGGCTCGCGGACGCTCCCGGCGGCGGCCTGGTCGCCGAGCTTCGGCTGCCTCCGTATCCGGCCCACGCGTCCTCATCCTCATCTCATGAAGGCCCCGGCACCGTGGGCGCATGA